The following proteins come from a genomic window of Geomonas sp. RF6:
- a CDS encoding TetR/AcrR family transcriptional regulator, with amino-acid sequence MEKVDKRCTIMRATLEIVAEQGFHGTPMALVAERSGVAAGTIYRYFESKDVLIAEIYHFLEERFLAVVMDGYPEGAPVRERFLHMGKALVKYCTSSPLEFRFLEQFHNSPYGIAHRREKFFGNKEKDVLFDLFTEAAKAGMVKDLPLPVLFALGFCPLLDISRDHILHFIELDAKLIDSCVEACWEAIRK; translated from the coding sequence ATGGAGAAAGTCGACAAGAGGTGCACCATCATGCGTGCCACCCTCGAGATCGTGGCAGAACAAGGATTTCACGGCACCCCGATGGCGCTCGTGGCGGAGCGCTCCGGCGTCGCCGCCGGGACCATCTACCGGTACTTTGAAAGCAAGGATGTACTGATAGCGGAAATATACCATTTTCTCGAGGAGCGTTTTCTCGCCGTAGTCATGGACGGCTATCCGGAAGGCGCGCCGGTGCGGGAGCGCTTCCTCCACATGGGGAAAGCTCTTGTCAAATACTGCACCTCGTCTCCTCTGGAGTTCAGATTTCTTGAGCAGTTTCACAACTCTCCGTACGGGATCGCACACCGGCGCGAGAAGTTTTTCGGCAACAAAGAGAAGGACGTGCTTTTCGACCTCTTTACCGAGGCGGCAAAGGCCGGGATGGTGAAGGATCTTCCCCTCCCGGTCCTCTTCGCCCTCGGCTTCTGCCCGTTGCTCGACATCTCGCGCGACCACATACTGCACTTCATCGAGCTCGACGCAAAGCTCATCGACAGCTGTGTGGAAGCCTGCTGGGAAGCGATCCGCAAGTGA
- a CDS encoding ATP-binding protein — translation MGHLVGKDLFRKLGEKIDGLETRTPWNETLYAILKELYTDEEADLVVRMPNGLSTLERLQQTTAIPKERLTTLLHGLAEKGLVLDIWGTDAWHYAPSPFIIGIMEFSMMRTGPEVNTKVLAGLFHDYLRGSFLESNYGHGEVHSIFRTVPHEEAIRAPERTEILDYEKAAALIAHSKRFAIGICACRHEMMHLGSKGCDVPLESCTSFDVAADLLIRHKLAREVSRREMEEWFTESRSRGLVLTADNVRTNVRFVCHCCGCCCNLLRGISEYGYGNIIVTSNYIAAVDHPRCAGCGKCAKACPIRAIAMTCDERDAGGKRTAAVDDSICLGCGVCALSCRSGALTLAQRSQRVIHPENTFERIMLQSLEKGTLQNQIFDDPSRMDHRLLRAFVGGFLRLPPVKKALLGDRFRSRFLGAMKGGIEREGKGWMLQL, via the coding sequence ATGGGGCACCTGGTAGGGAAGGATCTATTCCGGAAGCTTGGTGAGAAGATCGACGGGCTGGAGACGCGGACTCCGTGGAACGAGACGCTGTATGCGATCCTGAAGGAGCTCTACACGGATGAGGAGGCGGACCTCGTGGTGCGCATGCCGAACGGACTCTCCACTCTGGAGCGTCTGCAGCAAACGACGGCCATCCCCAAGGAGCGCCTGACGACCCTCCTGCATGGACTCGCCGAGAAGGGGCTGGTGCTCGACATCTGGGGAACTGATGCCTGGCACTATGCCCCATCCCCCTTCATCATCGGGATCATGGAGTTCTCGATGATGAGGACAGGCCCCGAGGTCAACACGAAGGTGCTCGCCGGCCTCTTTCACGACTACCTGCGGGGCTCTTTCCTGGAGAGCAACTACGGCCATGGGGAAGTGCACTCCATCTTTCGCACCGTTCCGCATGAGGAGGCGATCAGGGCGCCGGAACGCACCGAGATCCTCGACTACGAAAAGGCCGCTGCGCTCATCGCGCACTCCAAACGTTTCGCCATCGGGATTTGCGCCTGCCGTCACGAGATGATGCACCTCGGGAGCAAAGGGTGCGACGTCCCTCTCGAATCGTGCACCTCGTTCGATGTGGCCGCGGACCTGCTGATACGGCACAAGCTGGCACGGGAGGTCTCCCGTCGCGAGATGGAGGAGTGGTTCACCGAGTCGCGAAGCCGGGGCCTTGTTCTTACCGCCGACAACGTCCGCACCAATGTCCGCTTTGTCTGCCATTGCTGCGGCTGCTGTTGTAACCTCCTGAGAGGGATCAGCGAGTACGGCTATGGCAACATAATCGTCACCTCCAACTACATCGCGGCAGTCGATCACCCCCGGTGCGCCGGGTGTGGCAAGTGTGCCAAGGCGTGCCCCATCCGCGCGATCGCAATGACCTGCGACGAGCGCGACGCTGGAGGGAAGAGAACGGCCGCCGTCGATGACTCGATCTGCCTCGGCTGCGGTGTCTGCGCCCTGAGCTGCCGCAGCGGCGCCCTGACTCTGGCGCAACGGTCGCAGCGGGTCATTCATCCGGAAAACACCTTCGAGCGCATCATGCTGCAGTCGCTGGAGAAGGGGACGCTGCAAAATCAGATCTTCGACGACCCCAGTCGCATGGACCACCGGCTGCTGCGCGCCTTCGTGGGCGGGTTTCTCCGGCTGCCGCCAGTGAAGAAGGCGCTCCTTGGCGACAGGTTCAGATCGCGCTTTCTCGGCGCCATGAAGGGGGGGATTGAAAGAGAAGGGAAGGGGTGGATGCTGCAGCTCTAG
- a CDS encoding efflux RND transporter periplasmic adaptor subunit yields MKAVYRLSVLAAAVLVTGALLTGCEKKAAAGPSQQKMPPAEVGVVTVQPQSVALTTELPGRTSAYLVAEVRPQVGGIVQKRLFTEGADVKEGEVLYQIDPATYQAAYASAKATLSRAEASIIPVRLKAERFKELVAMNAVSRQEYDDVSAQLKQAEAEIEAAKAAVETARINLAYTKVKAPISGRIGKSSVTTGALVTANQAAPLSTIQRLDQVYVDVTQSATDLLRLKQSLSSGKMKKGDQAKVRLVLENGAPYPLTGTLKFSDVTVDQSTGSLTVRTVFPNPKQILLPGMYVRAILEEGVADNAIMIPQQGVTRDPAGNATVMLVGAGETVEPRTLKVSRAVGDKWLVDDGLKPGERVIVEGLQKARPGSPVKAVAFTGKPEGTQPAAPAPGAKPVTTASK; encoded by the coding sequence ATGAAAGCAGTTTACAGACTCAGCGTGTTGGCCGCCGCCGTCCTCGTGACGGGAGCGTTATTGACCGGTTGCGAGAAGAAGGCCGCGGCCGGCCCGTCTCAGCAGAAGATGCCGCCTGCCGAGGTGGGGGTGGTGACGGTCCAGCCGCAATCGGTGGCATTGACCACCGAACTCCCCGGCAGGACTTCCGCGTATCTTGTAGCGGAGGTGCGCCCGCAGGTGGGCGGGATCGTGCAAAAGCGCCTCTTCACAGAAGGCGCCGACGTGAAGGAAGGGGAAGTCCTCTACCAGATCGACCCCGCCACCTACCAGGCTGCCTATGCCAGCGCCAAGGCGACCTTGAGCCGCGCCGAGGCGAGCATCATCCCGGTCCGCCTGAAGGCGGAGCGCTTCAAGGAGCTGGTGGCGATGAATGCAGTCAGCAGGCAGGAGTACGACGACGTCTCTGCACAGCTAAAGCAGGCCGAGGCGGAGATCGAGGCGGCGAAGGCTGCCGTGGAAACCGCGCGCATCAACCTCGCCTACACGAAGGTGAAGGCGCCGATCTCCGGCAGGATCGGGAAATCCTCCGTCACCACCGGTGCCCTTGTGACGGCGAACCAGGCTGCCCCCCTCTCCACCATCCAGCGCCTGGACCAGGTCTATGTCGACGTGACGCAGTCGGCGACCGACCTCCTGAGGCTGAAGCAGAGCCTCTCCAGCGGAAAGATGAAGAAGGGTGACCAGGCGAAGGTGCGGCTGGTCCTCGAAAACGGCGCCCCCTACCCTCTCACCGGCACGCTGAAGTTCTCCGACGTCACCGTCGACCAGAGCACCGGCTCCCTCACCGTGCGCACCGTCTTCCCCAACCCGAAGCAGATTCTCCTCCCGGGGATGTATGTGAGGGCGATTCTCGAGGAAGGGGTTGCCGACAACGCCATCATGATCCCGCAGCAGGGGGTCACCCGCGATCCTGCCGGGAACGCCACCGTTATGCTCGTGGGTGCAGGGGAGACGGTGGAGCCGCGCACGCTGAAGGTTTCCCGCGCAGTCGGCGACAAGTGGCTCGTCGACGACGGGCTGAAGCCGGGCGAGAGGGTCATCGTCGAGGGGCTGCAGAAGGCGCGTCCCGGCTCTCCGGTGAAAGCGGTAGCCTTTACCGGGAAACCGGAAGGGACACAGCCTGCCGCACCCGCTCCGGGGGCGAAGCCGGTCACCACGGCGAGCAAGTAG